The following proteins are encoded in a genomic region of Comamonas resistens:
- a CDS encoding BPSL1445 family SYLF domain-containing lipoprotein: MRKISMRSLALAAAVAAGAVSMTACTTTKPETASAPRADATTINTRANAALERLYQTAPGSKEMVQRARGVLIFPSVIGGSFVVGVEHGRGVLRVGGHNRGYYSTTAASIGWQAGGQSKAVIYVFNTQEALDKFLNSDGWSVGADATVAAGKIGANGSIDTTTAQAPVTSYVLTNAGLEAGVSLQGTKITKVVE, from the coding sequence ATGCGAAAAATCTCTATGCGTTCTTTGGCATTGGCTGCTGCTGTAGCGGCTGGCGCCGTATCCATGACTGCCTGCACCACCACCAAACCCGAGACAGCGTCGGCACCTCGCGCCGATGCAACCACCATCAACACCCGTGCCAATGCCGCGCTGGAGCGCCTGTACCAGACCGCGCCAGGCTCCAAAGAAATGGTGCAGCGTGCCCGGGGCGTGCTGATCTTCCCATCGGTCATTGGCGGCAGCTTTGTCGTGGGCGTAGAGCATGGTCGGGGCGTGTTGCGCGTGGGTGGTCATAACCGTGGTTACTACAGCACTACGGCTGCTTCCATCGGTTGGCAGGCCGGCGGTCAGTCCAAGGCTGTGATCTATGTGTTCAACACCCAGGAAGCGCTGGACAAGTTCCTTAATAGCGATGGCTGGTCCGTAGGGGCCGACGCGACAGTGGCCGCCGGCAAGATCGGCGCCAACGGCAGCATCGACACCACCACTGCCCAGGCGCCTGTGACCAGCTATGTGCTGACCAACGCCGGTCTGGAAGCCGGGGTCTCCCTGCAAGGCACCAAGATCACCAAGGTCGTGGAGTAA
- the xdhC gene encoding xanthine dehydrogenase accessory protein XdhC, which translates to MWSETYEKILSRLDREPLCWVQVHATRGSVPREQGAWMAVFADEVLGTIGGGHLEWQAIAQAQQLLSQWRDAGDGVVSSHTQRYALGPSLGQCCGGALELQYSFFESGQRNLLKPLLPVPSDCVALFGAGHVGHALVRILRSLPYRVIWVDSRDAVFPAEEQIGVLCEHSDPVQAAVDELPAQTQVLIMSFSHAEDLEIVALCLKRQRERGDLPFVGLIGSKTKWATFSRRLRERGFTDEELAHITCPIGVPGITGKQPEVIAVAVAAQLLQQKQQTV; encoded by the coding sequence ATGTGGAGTGAAACCTACGAAAAGATTCTGAGCCGCCTGGATCGCGAGCCCCTGTGCTGGGTGCAGGTTCATGCCACGCGCGGCTCCGTGCCGCGTGAACAGGGCGCGTGGATGGCTGTATTCGCCGACGAGGTGCTGGGCACGATTGGCGGTGGTCATCTGGAATGGCAGGCGATAGCTCAGGCCCAGCAATTGCTCAGTCAATGGCGCGATGCGGGAGACGGGGTCGTTTCAAGCCATACCCAGCGCTACGCTCTGGGCCCCAGCCTGGGGCAATGCTGCGGTGGTGCCTTGGAGTTGCAATACTCTTTTTTTGAGAGCGGACAGCGTAATCTGCTCAAGCCTTTGCTGCCCGTTCCTTCTGATTGTGTAGCCCTGTTTGGTGCAGGTCATGTCGGTCATGCGCTGGTACGCATTCTGCGCAGCCTGCCTTATCGCGTGATCTGGGTGGACAGCCGCGATGCCGTCTTTCCCGCAGAGGAGCAGATCGGTGTGCTTTGCGAGCATTCCGACCCAGTGCAGGCCGCGGTCGATGAGTTGCCTGCGCAGACTCAGGTGCTGATCATGAGCTTCAGTCATGCGGAGGACCTGGAGATTGTTGCCCTGTGTCTCAAACGCCAGCGTGAGCGTGGGGACCTGCCTTTCGTGGGGCTGATCGGCAGCAAGACCAAATGGGCGACCTTCAGCCGGCGCCTGCGCGAGCGTGGCTTTACGGATGAGGAGCTGGCTCATATCACCTGCCCGATAGGGGTGCCTGGCATCACTGGAAAGCAGCCAGAAGTGATCGCAGTGGCAGTGGCTGCCCAGCTTCTGCAGCAGAAGCAGCAAACCGTCTGA
- a CDS encoding DoxX family protein: protein MKFWNYVHHPRAAMVLLRITLALLMLFHGWAKIRHGIGGIEQMIEARGAPGWLAYAVYLGEVVAPLLLLVGLWVVPAALVIAINMLVAFFLVHTKQVLMLQSSGGWALELQAFFFVTALVVAMGSSRD from the coding sequence ATGAAGTTCTGGAATTACGTTCACCACCCACGCGCAGCCATGGTGTTGCTGCGCATCACTCTGGCCTTGCTGATGCTGTTTCACGGCTGGGCCAAGATTCGTCATGGCATTGGCGGTATCGAGCAGATGATCGAGGCACGCGGCGCGCCCGGCTGGCTGGCCTATGCCGTGTATCTGGGTGAAGTGGTGGCACCGCTGCTGCTGCTGGTGGGGCTGTGGGTCGTGCCCGCGGCGCTGGTGATTGCCATCAATATGCTGGTGGCATTTTTTCTGGTGCACACCAAGCAGGTGCTGATGCTGCAAAGCTCGGGCGGCTGGGCGCTGGAGCTACAGGCTTTCTTCTTTGTCACGGCCCTGGTCGTGGCCATGGGTTCATCCAGGGACTGA
- the uraH gene encoding hydroxyisourate hydrolase — MGLSTHVLDTMNGCPAAGMAVELFSTEGDKATLIKSLVLNHDGRTDAPLFDNNTLKIGTYRLTFDVAAYFKARGVELPEPSFLNKVSLDFGVANVEQHYHVPLLVSPWSYSTYRGS, encoded by the coding sequence ATGGGACTGAGCACCCACGTTCTCGACACCATGAACGGCTGCCCCGCAGCTGGCATGGCCGTTGAACTGTTTTCCACCGAAGGCGACAAGGCCACGCTGATCAAGAGCCTGGTGCTCAATCACGACGGTCGCACCGATGCGCCTCTGTTCGACAACAACACGCTGAAGATCGGCACCTATCGCCTGACTTTTGACGTGGCTGCTTATTTCAAGGCCCGCGGTGTTGAGCTGCCCGAGCCCAGCTTTCTGAACAAGGTGAGCCTGGACTTCGGTGTGGCCAATGTCGAACAACACTACCATGTGCCCCTGCTGGTCAGCCCCTGGAGCTATTCCACTTACCGCGGTTCCTGA
- a CDS encoding urate hydroxylase PuuD — protein sequence MESYFLDWAGLLLRWLHVITAIAWVGSSFYFVFLDSSLTPPVDDDLKKQGVNGELWAVHGGGFYHPVKFNVSPPKMPDHLHWFYWESYTTWLSGFALLTVSYLWNANIYLITPGDANAMSTGAAVASALGFLVVFWLLYDFICRTFGQKKNGDATVGAMVLVLVCIAAYLACHIFPGQAAFLLMGAMLATSMSANVFFWIIPGQRKVVASLKAGEPVDPRHGQRAKQRSVHNTYFTLPVLFAMLSNHYGWLYSHKMNWLVLIGMMFAGAAIRQFFVMRHGYKLGRNSHPWPYAAVGVAALLAVFVWLKPAPVAAPAPVAAAPAAPVAEQAATPAAPAAEGAAPAAEAAAPAAAGGEGFAKVNAIFQQHCVVCHGTAIQQKGVRLDSPEAVKSHAQQIYQQVVQLKKMPFGNPGALSEDERNLIKTWYESGAAVN from the coding sequence ATGGAAAGCTACTTTCTCGACTGGGCCGGCCTGCTGTTGCGGTGGCTCCACGTCATCACCGCGATCGCTTGGGTCGGTTCCTCCTTCTATTTTGTGTTCCTGGACAGCAGCTTGACGCCGCCCGTGGACGACGACCTGAAAAAGCAGGGCGTCAACGGCGAACTCTGGGCTGTGCACGGTGGCGGTTTCTACCACCCCGTCAAGTTCAACGTGTCTCCTCCCAAGATGCCGGACCACCTGCACTGGTTCTACTGGGAGAGCTACACCACATGGCTGTCGGGCTTTGCCCTGCTGACGGTTTCCTATCTGTGGAACGCCAACATCTACCTGATCACCCCTGGCGATGCCAATGCGATGAGCACCGGCGCTGCCGTGGCTTCGGCTCTGGGTTTCCTCGTGGTGTTCTGGCTGCTGTATGACTTCATCTGCCGCACCTTCGGCCAGAAGAAGAATGGCGACGCCACCGTCGGTGCCATGGTTCTGGTGCTGGTGTGTATCGCCGCCTACCTGGCCTGCCACATCTTCCCCGGCCAGGCAGCCTTCCTGCTGATGGGCGCGATGCTCGCGACCTCCATGAGCGCCAACGTGTTCTTCTGGATCATCCCTGGCCAGCGCAAGGTGGTGGCTTCCCTGAAGGCTGGCGAGCCTGTGGACCCCCGTCACGGTCAACGTGCCAAGCAGCGTAGCGTGCACAACACCTACTTCACGCTGCCTGTGCTGTTCGCCATGCTGTCCAACCACTATGGCTGGCTCTATAGCCACAAGATGAACTGGCTGGTGCTGATCGGCATGATGTTTGCCGGTGCTGCAATTCGCCAATTCTTCGTGATGCGTCACGGCTACAAGCTGGGCCGTAACAGCCATCCCTGGCCTTACGCTGCTGTCGGCGTGGCTGCTCTGCTTGCCGTGTTCGTCTGGCTCAAGCCCGCTCCTGTGGCTGCTCCCGCCCCCGTGGCTGCTGCTCCTGCAGCGCCCGTTGCCGAGCAAGCTGCCACTCCCGCAGCCCCTGCTGCCGAAGGTGCGGCACCCGCTGCTGAAGCTGCTGCTCCTGCAGCTGCCGGTGGCGAAGGCTTTGCCAAGGTCAATGCCATCTTCCAGCAGCATTGCGTGGTTTGCCACGGCACTGCCATCCAGCAAAAGGGTGTCCGTCTGGACTCCCCCGAGGCTGTGAAGTCGCATGCC